From Salvia splendens isolate huo1 chromosome 16, SspV2, whole genome shotgun sequence, a single genomic window includes:
- the LOC121771557 gene encoding ABC transporter B family member 19, whose translation MAEGGDGKAMPESEKKKEQSLPFYQLFSFADKYDVALMIAGSLGAVVHGSSMPVFFLIFGEMVNGFGKNQMDLHKMTHEVSKYALYFVYLGLVVCFSSYAEIACWMYTGERQAGTLRKKYLEAVLRQDVGFFDTDARTGDIVFTVSTDTLLVQDAISEKVGNFIHYLSTFLAGLVVGFVSAWKLALLSVAVIPGIAFAGGLYAYTLTGLTSKSRESYANANIIAEQSIAQVRTVYSYVGETKALGAYSDLIHNTLKLGYKAGMAKGLGLGCTYGIACMSWALVFWYAGVFIRNGQTDGGKAFTAIFSAIVGGMSLGQSFSNLGAFSKGKAAGYKLMEIIKQKPTIVDDTSNVNCLSDIRGNIEFKNVTFSYPSRPDVIIFRDFSIFFPAGKTVAVVGGSGSGKSTVVSLIERFYDPNQGEILLDNVDIKTLQLRWLRNQIGLVNQEPALFATTILENIVYGKPDATMAEVEAAASAANAHSFITLFPNGYSTQVGERGVQLSGGQKQRIAIARAMLKDPKILLLDEATSALDASSESIVQEALDRLMIGRTTVVVAHRLSTIRNVDSIAVIQQGQVVETGTHEELISKAGAYASLIRFQEMVGNRDLSNPSTRRTRSTRLSHSLSTKSLSLRSGSLRNLSYSYSTGADGRIEMVSNAETERKNPAPAGYFCRLLTLNAPEWPYSIMGAIGSVLSGFIGPTFAIVMSNMIEVFYYRNPTAMERKTKEYVFIYIGAGLYAVVAYLIQHYFFSIMGENLTTRVRRMMLAAILRNEVAWFDEEENNSSLLAARLATDAADVKSAIAERISVVLQNMTSLLTSFIVAFIVEWRVSLLILGTFPLLVLANFAQQLSLKGFAGDTAKAHAKTSMIAGEGVSNIRTVAAFNAQEKILSLFCHELRLPQRRSLTRSMSSGFLFGLSQLALYGSEALILWYGAHLVSKGVSTFSKVIKVFVVLVITANSVAETVSLAPEIIRGGEAVGSVFSVLDRSTRIDPDDPEAEPVDSVRGDIELRHVDFSYPSRPDVMVFKDLSLRIRAGQSQALVGASGSGKSSVIALIERFYDPLSGKVMIDGRDIRRLNLKSLRLKIGLVQQEPALFAASILDNIAYGKDGATEAEVIEAARAANVHTFVSGLPEGYKTPVGERGVQLSGGQKQRIAIARAVLKDPSILLLDEATSALDAESECVLQEALERLMRGRTTVLVAHRLSTIRGVDNIGVVQDGRIVEQGSHGELVSRPEGAYSRLLQLQHHRI comes from the exons ATGGCGGAGGGGGGCGACGGGAAGGCAATGCCGGAgtcggagaagaagaaggagcaGAGCCTGCCGTTCTACCAGCTGTTCTCGTTCGCAGACAAGTACGACGTCGCGCTTATGATCGCCGGCAGCCTCGGCGCCGTCGTGCACGGCTCCTCCATGCCCGTTTTCTTCCTCATCTTCGGCGAGATGGTCAATGGCTTCGGCAAGAATCAGATGGATTTGCACAAGATGACTCATGAAGTTTCAAAG TATGCTCTGTATTTCGTGTATCTTGGACTGGTGGTCTGCTTCTCCTCCTACGCAG AAATCGCATGTTGGATGTACACCGGTGAGAGGCAAGCTGGCACATTGAGGAAGAAGTATTTGGAGGCTGTGCTGAGGCAGGATGTCGGATTCTTCGACACCGATGCTAGAACCGGTGATATAGTTTTCACTGTTTCAACTGATACTCTACTTGTTCAAGATGCCATTAGTGAGAAG GTTGGCAACTTCATTCATTATCTTTCGACGTTCTTGGCCGGGCTGGTGGTTGGTTTTGTATCGGCGTGGAAGCTGGCTCTACTCAGTGTGGCTGTGATTCCGGGCATTGCCTTTGCCGGTGGTTTGTACGCATACACTCTCACGGGGCTCACCTCCAAGAGCCGGGAATCATATGCAAATGCTAATATAATTGCTGAGCAG TCCATTGCACAAGTTAGGACGGTTTACTCCTATGTTGGTGAGACGAAAGCCCTCGGTGCATATTCGGACTTGATCCACAACACGTTAAAACTGGGGTACAAAGCCGGGATGGCTAAAGGGCTTGGATTAGGATGCACCTACGGCATAGCATGCATGTCATGGGCTCTTGTTTTCTGGTATGCCGGTGTTTTCATCAGAAATGGACAGACGGATGGTGGCAAGGCGTTCACGGCGATCTTTTCTGCCATCGTTGGTGGCAT GAGCTTGGGCCAGTCATTTTCAAATCTCGGAGCGTTCAGCAAAGGGAAAGCTGCTGGATACAAGTTGATGGAGATAATCAAGCAAAAACCGACCATAGTTGACGACACGTCTAATGTCAACTGCTTGAGTGATATCAGAGGAAACATTGAGTTCAAGAATGTGACATTTAGTTATCCATCTAGACCTGATGTGATCATCTTCAGAGACTTCTCCATTTTCTTTCCTGCTGGAAAGACGGTGGCTGTAGTTGGTGGTAGTGGTTCGGGGAAAAGCACCGTGGTCTCGTTGATAGAGAGATTTTACGATCCTAATCAGG GTGAGATTTTGCTGGACAATGTTGACATCAAGACACTGCAGCTGAGATGGCTGCGCAATCAGATTGGTTTGGTGAACCAAGAACCGGCTCTCTTTGCAACCACGATACTCGAAAACATTGTCTATGGGAAGCCCGACGCAACCATGGCAGAAGTTGAGGCTGCTGCGTCCGCTGCTAATGCCCACAGCTTCATCACCTTGTTTCCCAACGGATACAGCACTCAG GTCGGAGAGCGTGGCGTGCAGCTCTCCGGTGGACAGAAGCAGAGAATAGCGATTGCAAGGGCAATGCTGAAGGACCCGAAGATTCTTCTTCTCGATGAAGCCACTAGCGCACTGGATGCAAGCTCCGAGAGCATCGTTCAGGAGGCCCTGGATCGTCTGATGATCGGGAGGACTACAGTAGTTGTGGCGCACCGTCTATCAACAATAAGAAACGTTGATTCCATCGCAGTTATTCAGCAAGGGCAGGTTGTTGAAACTGGAACTCATGAAGAACTGATCTCCAAAGCAGGTGCCTATGCATCATTGATCAGATTCCAAGAAATGGTGGGTAACAGAGATTTATCAAACCCTTCAACCCGTCGCACACGCTCAACTCGCCTGAGTCACTCATTGTCGACAAAGTCTCTTAGCCTCCGGTCCGGTAGCTTAAGAAACTTGAGCTATTCCTACAGCACGGGCGCTGATGGCCGTATTGAGATGGTGTCAAATGCTGAAACTGAAAGGAAGAACCCCGCACCGGCAGGTTACTTCTGCAGGCTGCTCACGCTCAATGCTCCCGAGTGGCCGTATTCAATCATGGGAGCCATAGGATCGGTTCTTTCTGGATTCATTGGCCCAACTTTTGCTATCGTGATGAGTAACATGATCGAGGTGTTCTACTACCGCAACCCCACTGCCATGGAACGTAAGACAAAGGAGTACGTCTTCATCTACATCGGAGCCGGTCTCTACGCTGTCGTCGCGTATCTCATTCAGCACTACTTCTTCAGCATCATGGGAGAGAACCTCACCACAAGAGTAAGGAGGATGATGCTTGCAG CGATTCTGAGGAACGAAGTGGCATGGTTTGACGAGGAGGAGAACAACTCGAGCCTCCTCGCAGCCCGCCTAGCCACCGATGCAGCGGACGTGAAGTCTGCCATTGCAGAGAGGATATCGGTGGTGCTGCAGAACATGACGTCGCTTCTCACTTCGTTCATCGTCGCCTTCATCGTGGAATGGAGGGTCTCGCTTCTGATCCTCGGCACCTTCCCTCTCCTAGTCCTAGCAAACTTTGCTCAG CAACTCTCTCTCAAAGGGTTTGCCGGAGATACCGCGAAGGCGCATGCGAAAACGAGCATGATCGCGGGGGAAGGTGTGAGCAACATTAGAACCGTGGCGGCGTTCAATGCGCAAGAAAAGATCCTCTCTCTGTTCTGCCACGAGCTTCGCCTCCCTCAGCGTCGGAGCCTCACGCGTAGCATGTCTTCGGGTTTCCTGTTCGGTCTCTCTCAGCTGGCTCTTTATGGATCCGAAGCTCTGATTCTTTGGTACGGTGCACACCTCGTTAGCAAGGGCGTATCGACCTTTTCGAAGGTCATCAAGGTGTTTGTGGTCTTGGTCATCACAGCTAATTCGGTTGCGGAGACTGTGAGCCTCGCACCGGAAATCATCCGGGGTGGAGAAGCCGTCGGTTCGGTCTTCTCGGTTTTAGACCGGTCCACTAGGATTGATCCGGATGATCCAGAGGCGGAGCCGGTTGATTCGGTTCGCGGTGACATTGAGCTCCGTCATGTCGACTTTTCCTACCCTTCCCGTCCCGACGTGATGGTGTTCAAGGACTTGAGCCTTAGGATTCGGGCCGGGCAGAGCCAGGCGCTCGTGGGGGCGAGCGGGTCGGGGAAGAGCTCGGTGATAGCGTTGATCGAGAGGTTCTACGATCCCCTCTCTGGTAAAGTCATGATCGATGGAAGAGATATTCGGAGATTGAACCTGAAGTCTCTCCGGCTCAAGATCGGTCTCGTGCAGCAAGAGCCTGCGCTCTTCGCCGCCAGCATTCTCGACAACATCGCCTACGGGAAAGACGGCGCGACCGAGGCCGAGGTGATCGAAGCAGCGCGCGCCGCAAACGTGCACACGTTCGTCAGCGGGCTGCCCGAGGGCTACAAGACCCCGGTCGGGGAGCGAGGCGTCCAGCTCTCGGGTGGGCAGAAGCAGCGGATCGCAATAGCGCGTGCCGTGCTCAAGGACCCCTCGATCCTACTTCTCGACGAGGCTACGAGCGCCCTCGACGCGGAGTCGGAGTGCGTCCTGCAGGAGGCGCTCGAGAGGCTGATGAGAGGGCGCACGACCGTGCTGGTCGCGCATCGGCTGTCCACCATACGAGGGGTGGACAATATCGGCGTGGTGCAAGATGGACGAATCGTCGAGCAGGGCAGCCACGGCGAGCTCGTGAGCCGGCCGGAGGGGGCTTACTCGAGGCTACTCCAACTGCAACATCATCGCATATGA